A stretch of Cicer arietinum cultivar CDC Frontier isolate Library 1 chromosome 5, Cicar.CDCFrontier_v2.0, whole genome shotgun sequence DNA encodes these proteins:
- the LOC101499996 gene encoding uncharacterized protein — MQSLKLRSLLFYSPFNYSLHPFLFSFSTASLSTPNQTTIFQDFLNSNFNFPKSQSLYISKRISSHTLPQKPLSVLNFFKQIGFSESQIHSIIRQRAQVLFSDVDKTLKPKIHFFQQLGFQCSNLCDFISKNPTILTASLNKTLVLSVEVIRKIVCNDKDFIYVFCKCGWVLPKYQLFVANVAFLERQRIFGDQLLILLKCQTRLLIAAQCTIRNYVLQAVDLGFEETSRMLVHALHTLAGWSSKTFRRKMDSIQDFGFSKDECLQMFKKTPTLLKTSEKKLKVGMEFFLQTVMLPKSSLVQRPVILMYSIENRVFPR; from the coding sequence ATGCAATCCCTCAAGTTACgttctcttcttttttattctCCTTTCAATTACTCACTTCATCCCtttctcttttcattttctACTGCTTCTTTATCAACCCCAAATCAAACCACTATTTTCCAGGATTTCCTCAATTCCAATTTCAATTTCCCCAAATCTCAATCCCTTTATATCTCTAAACGCATTTCATCTCACACCCTCCCTCAAAAGCCCTTATCCGTCCTCAACTTTTTCAAACAAATTGGATTCTCCGAATCTCAGATTCACTCTATCATTCGTCAGAGAGCTCAAGTACTCTTCTCAGATGTTGataaaaccctaaaacctaaaattcACTTCTTTCAACAATTGGGTTTCCAATGTTCGAATTTATGCGATTTCATTTCCAAAAATCCCACCATTTTGACTGCTAGTTTGAACAAAACATTGGTACTCTCTGTCGAAGTCATTCGAAAAATTGTTTGCAACGACAaagattttatttatgttttttgcAAATGTGGTTGGGTTCTCCCAAAGTACCAACTTTTTGTCGCCAATGTCGCTTTCCTAGAGAGACAGAGAATTTTTGGTGATCAGCTTTTGATTCTACTCAAATGTCAGACGAGACTTTTGATTGCCGCACAATGTACTATTAGGAACTATGTTTTACAAGCTGTAGACTTGGGTTTCGAAGAAACTTCAAGAATGTTGGTTCACGCGCTTCATACCTTAGCTGGTTGGAGCTCTAAAACATTTAGGAGGAAGATGGATTCCATTCAGGATTTTGGGTTTTCTAAAGATGAGTGCTTGCAAATGTTTAAAAAGACTCCAACTTTGCTTAAGACATCAGAGAAGAAATTAAAGGTTGGAATGGAATTCTTCTTGCAGACAGTAATGCTGCCAAAGTCATCGTTGGTTCAACGGCCTGTGATTTTGATGTATAGCATTGAGAATCGAGTGTTTCCTCGGTAA